The following is a genomic window from Solanum lycopersicum chromosome 6, SLM_r2.1.
TCAGCTTCTACAAGGCATTTAAAACAGATGAAACTGGCTACTTATTTGCAGAGCTAGATGGCTTCAAAATGGGCCATTCTTATCTTGACCATCCTCTACATTCATGTCGCGTAAAATTGGTCGATTCTCCTCTCGAAAACTGTGATGTGTTCACTAATGTCAACTATGGAATCACCGGTGCTCGACTCCGATTTTTAGACAAGACATTGAAGCGAAGTAATTACGAGGCTGTAATTTATGCTGCAGGTCCCTTTGCTTTCCGACCAGATCACTGTCCTCCTAAGCCAGAATATTAATTGATTTCCATCATCTACTTTTACGTTTTTAACTTTCTACTGGTTTTATGCTTTCATAAGAGTATTGAGTATAAAATTTCCTTTTCTATGTAAGCCAATTGTGCAACATTCTTCACATTGCAAGCAACATTTTGCTCAATTCATAATTGACTctcctctctttctctctctctctcttatatatatatatatatatataattttgtattgtGAAATCTCAACCTTCGACATAAATATGGCCTAATTATCTGTGTCAGATCCATCTCACACGTCTCAAAATTACCAGCAGCTTTGTGAAGAATGTTGCAcaaagagattttgaaagataaaaagaataaatcaccagcttgaaagaaaaaataagagtTTACCAGCATATTAGAAATCCAATGGCATCGCAAACATTTTATTTATCTCATCCATAGCCTCCTTTGTGCACACGGTTTTCTCAAACAAGTCATTATCCCTTTTTGACGACGAAGTTGGCAGGGAACTCTTAGGTTGATGGTGTGACTCATCATCTGGAAGTATCAAGAACCTACTGCCATCTCTCTCCATCTTAGGTGCTAATCCCTGTTTCTTTGGTTTGCTTTTCCTTGTAAACTCAATTGGCCTTCCAAACATGCTATTAATATCATCCATAGCCTCTTTCAAGTTAATTGTTGGTTCTACAAGGCCATGATGGCAAACATTTTCAACGGCTGATTCTTCTGAAATGGTGGAACCAACAAATTTGTATACAACTGTGTCCTCCCTACGGAGTCTTCCTTGAGGAGGCCTTTCAACATTTGGATCTCTAGAGTATTCTGAGGTAATATCAGTTGGACTAGGAAACACAAAACCCTTAACGATTCCACCTTCAATAGAACATCCAGTCAAATGAAGGTTACCCATATCTAATTTATTCACCTCATGTACTCCCTCCATCCCATCATTGGAGTCgtcatcatcaatatatatttgaaatggATCCTGCATGGGCTCTTGAGTCTCAACTCTTGTGCTTTGTGTCAGCGATGCACCATTTGTCATGGCTTGATCAGAAGATCCAACAGCAGAATCAGTGTTTTCGTCGACAAATACCTCAAAACCATTGTTTGATATCTGATCAACTTTTGGCTGATTTCTACGTGAATGCTTTCCAGCTAGAGATGGCTCTAATGGCTCTCGAAACATGCTATTAATTGCATGCATGGCCTCCTTTGTATTAATGGTAGGTTCCACCAGACCATGATGTCGTGCATCTTCGACATCAGACTTCCCAACAATGGCATTACCTACAAATTTAACTACAACTGTGTCTTCACCAATAAAATTTCGGCATCTATCTGTTTCTATAGTGTCtccaacataatttttttgactGAGATCACTCCAGAGTTCCTTCTGAAGGGCTGGACCACCATGAGTAGTTTCATTCACTTGTGACTCTCTCCTGGAGCCCTGTGAAATGGCaacttcatttttcatatttaaatgcTTGGATCGTGCATTGGGTAACTGATCCTCAGTGATGACAGGATTGTCTTCATTTCCACTTAAATTCTCATTGTTTTCCTTGATCTCATTGTTCTTCAAAGTAGTGTTTTTAGCACCAAgagaacatattttattttttccttcttgGTGCTGCAGAACATATCCCTATTATCAGTTAATGGCTCATATAAACAAAAGGAAGACATTTGGTAGACAATATGGCCATTGTAACCAACCTGTATCCTCTTATTCTTACGCTGCTCCATGCGATGAAGGAACTGCTCATATGATGTATGTAACTCATCAAGTGGCTCGGCAAGCCTGTTCATTGAAGAATGAAACAGAAATCTGTAAGAAACGTTTGAAAGCACTTGTTTCCAGAACTATCATTCATGCGTTTAGTGGAAAAAACATAACCAACATAAACCAATTTTCACTATTCAAGTAATTAAGCAAGGGGAAAGGGGCTGTCACCTAGTTAACTTGTTGCAATCAGATAATGATTAAAAGAAGGATCCATAATTCACCAGGATCAAAAGATTAGATCATTTGTTAGGACTCTGATAACAGGCCACTATTAAAAAGGAATAACAGAAAGGAAATCCATACAGATAGGAAGGGAAGCCTTACAAATATCCCCAAGTCATGGAGGGAAAAGAAGTAAGAAAAAACATTGGGCACCAGATGACACTTCTCTTCTAAATAGCTCTATGGAACAATGctgattttgaatttgaaaacatattttaaaaatacacaaTGTAGCAAATTTGCCAAGAAAGTTCAGACAATTTCTCCGAAGCAAGTAAAGTGAATCAGcttaaattaccaaaactaaTGGTGCAAAGATATGCACCTGCTCTAATACTGCTTGATCACATCCTGAAATTGGCCGTAGGAAAGAAACTGCTACCAGAGAATAATATGGCTTGAGATACCCCTTTAAAAAGGAGCAGCCCGGTTGACAAAGCTGTGGTAGCATGGTACAGGGTAGGGACGCACCGCAAGGAGTGTGATGTAGACAACATATCCTAATGCAAGCATTAGTGACTACTTCTACGACTCGAACTCATGACCTATAAGTTAAAGAAAGACAACTTCACCATTTCTCCAAGGCTCCACCTTTCTCTCAATATACCCCTAAACAAATGTAAATCAATGAATAATCTTTTTCATTGAAATGCAACAACAATTTGCAATGCCGATTGAACAGAATGTAAAATTATCAACACACAGCATTTGTCAACAACTCTTTCACCAcatttctataattatttttttaagaaagatTTGGATGGAAAAAGAATGTTAAATAAGGTACTCTTAGAATCAATAactcaataaatttaaaatcacaacTAGCTATAAGTTACTTACTTCTGTACACCCAATTGGTACATCTTCTCGGCAGCCTCAAACTTTTTAATCTTTTCATAATAAAGAGCATATGCTTGGTAAAACAGAGACTTTTTCATCCCTATACGATTCAACTCCATCGTTTTAAGTACCGATTTTGGGTCATGCACATAGTCCATctacataaacaaaaaaaataaatgaaaatttgagtATAGTTAATGACTCAAAATGTAAAGCAAATCAATGAAAttgttcatttctttaaattactaacatttttcttcaaataaattcagaaaagaaaaaaaaaattgaaaaaagaaagttACCAGTTGTAACCAGACTCGAAGATAACGCATATCATTAGCATAACGGCGATCGGTCCCAAAAGTCTGTGCACATTTCTGAAGAAATCTTGGGAGTTTCTCCTTAAGCAGCTGCGGAGGAAGTGACTCTTTCATCTTCTTAATTCCTCTTATGAAATCAAACCAAAATGAGAAGTTAGAAAAATGGATTCAAAAGAATTTGGAGTTTTTTCAGAAAGGGTACTTACCGGAGCCAAGGGAGAAGAGGGTCTTTGCCGTTGTAGGATTTGATGTCGGAAATCAGAGAAGAGAAGAGTTCATTGTACATTACAGACATTGGAGAGCAAAGATTGGTATTCAACACACACCCTAATTTGAATTTTAGGAGACCGCTTTCATGTGCTGTTATATTTCACTTTGCCCCCAAAACTTCTAAATATTACACTATTTCCCAATTttacattttccaaaaaaaaaagagaagggaAATAGTGTTTGGATATATAAATTGGCAAAGAAGTTTTTGCAAATCAGAAATATTACTCAAAAAAACAACAAGCGACCTGATAGAGgtatcattatttttaagtgtTAGAATTTA
Proteins encoded in this region:
- the LOC101245550 gene encoding non-classical arabinogalactan protein 30-like → MASSQLVLIVSLLLALAVPLINAYDKVPTKSVEKTDKVVVEGMVYCQSCDNYGSWSLSKAKPIAGAKVSVICKNYMKRVSFYKAFKTDETGYLFAELDGFKMGHSYLDHPLHSCRVKLVDSPLENCDVFTNVNYGITGARLRFLDKTLKRSNYEAVIYAAGPFAFRPDHCPPKPEY
- the LOC101262524 gene encoding uncharacterized protein yields the protein MSVMYNELFSSLISDIKSYNGKDPLLPWLRGIKKMKESLPPQLLKEKLPRFLQKCAQTFGTDRRYANDMRYLRVWLQLMDYVHDPKSVLKTMELNRIGMKKSLFYQAYALYYEKIKKFEAAEKMYQLGVQKLAEPLDELHTSYEQFLHRMEQRKNKRIQHQEGKNKICSLGAKNTTLKNNEIKENNENLSGNEDNPVITEDQLPNARSKHLNMKNEVAISQGSRRESQVNETTHGGPALQKELWSDLSQKNYVGDTIETDRCRNFIGEDTVVVKFVGNAIVGKSDVEDARHHGLVEPTINTKEAMHAINSMFREPLEPSLAGKHSRRNQPKVDQISNNGFEVFVDENTDSAVGSSDQAMTNGASLTQSTRVETQEPMQDPFQIYIDDDDSNDGMEGVHEVNKLDMGNLHLTGCSIEGGIVKGFVFPSPTDITSEYSRDPNVERPPQGRLRREDTVVYKFVGSTISEESAVENVCHHGLVEPTINLKEAMDDINSMFGRPIEFTRKSKPKKQGLAPKMERDGSRFLILPDDESHHQPKSSLPTSSSKRDNDLFEKTVCTKEAMDEINKMFAMPLDF